One genomic window of Polyangium aurulentum includes the following:
- a CDS encoding MOSC domain-containing protein — protein MSDITVSGIFVYPVKGARGIALDRASVGDRGITHDRRFMITTPEGRFLTQREYPQLALLETSIEPDALVLRAPRQEPLRVPLRPEGRADKPVRVWDDRCNAVAAGGDAAAYLSAFLGTNVELVYMPDEVERLVDPGYAHRKEKVGFADAFPFLLASEGSLADLNARLEKPLPMNRFRPNFVVRGASAWAEDEWSTLSIGAMTFHVRKGCDRCAVTTVDQATGDKGKEPLATLAQFRSWDSKVWFAVNLVAEGEGEVRVGDALTLRQPSYSRAG, from the coding sequence ATGAGCGATATCACCGTGAGCGGCATTTTCGTTTATCCCGTCAAGGGAGCGCGCGGCATCGCGCTCGACCGGGCGAGCGTGGGCGACCGCGGCATCACGCACGATCGCCGCTTCATGATCACGACCCCCGAGGGCCGGTTCCTGACCCAGCGCGAATACCCGCAGCTCGCCCTGCTCGAGACCTCGATCGAGCCCGACGCGCTCGTCTTGCGCGCGCCCCGCCAGGAGCCGCTCCGCGTGCCGCTCCGCCCCGAGGGACGCGCCGACAAGCCCGTGCGGGTCTGGGACGATCGCTGCAACGCCGTCGCTGCCGGCGGGGACGCTGCCGCCTATCTCAGCGCCTTCCTCGGCACGAACGTCGAGCTCGTCTACATGCCCGACGAGGTCGAGCGGCTCGTCGATCCTGGCTACGCGCATCGCAAGGAGAAGGTGGGCTTCGCGGACGCCTTCCCGTTCCTGCTCGCGTCCGAGGGCTCCCTCGCGGATCTCAACGCGCGCCTCGAAAAGCCGCTCCCCATGAACCGCTTCCGGCCGAACTTCGTCGTGCGCGGCGCGTCGGCCTGGGCCGAGGACGAATGGTCGACGCTGTCCATCGGCGCGATGACGTTCCATGTCCGCAAGGGTTGCGATCGCTGCGCGGTGACCACGGTCGACCAGGCGACGGGCGACAAGGGCAAGGAGCCGCTCGCGACGCTGGCGCAGTTCCGGTCGTGGGACAGCAAGGTCTGGTTCGCGGTGAACCTCGTCGCGGAGGGCGAGGGCGAGGTGCGCGTCGGCGATGCGCTCACGCTGCGCCAGCCGTCGTACAGCAGGGCCGGTTGA
- a CDS encoding COX15/CtaA family protein, giving the protein MTQARFRTIAWAALGFTLAVILWGAYVRATGSGAGCGSHWPTCNGDVIPRPKSTATIIEFTHRATSGLAFLMTLLQLVWAFVAFPRRHAVRWGAAASMFFMFTEALVGAGLVLFELVAQNTSIARAWWMGAHLINTFLLVAAMTATAFWASGGPLPARGKVDAVSAGVLGGGLVGTLIVGVTGAIAALGDTLFPAKSFAEGLAQDVSPTAHLLVQLRVLHPIVAAVVAAYLLFATSVVGARRPGLRRGATLLGVLVAMQIGAGLLNLGLLAPVWMQIIHLLLADLVWMALVVLAASSLADPASQPASTPAAGARVAQGA; this is encoded by the coding sequence ATGACGCAAGCCCGATTTCGCACGATCGCCTGGGCCGCGCTGGGGTTCACGCTGGCCGTGATCCTCTGGGGCGCCTACGTCCGCGCCACCGGCTCGGGCGCCGGGTGTGGCAGCCACTGGCCCACCTGCAACGGCGACGTGATCCCGCGGCCGAAGAGCACGGCGACGATCATCGAGTTCACCCACCGCGCGACGTCGGGGCTGGCGTTCCTGATGACGCTCTTGCAGCTCGTGTGGGCGTTCGTCGCGTTCCCGCGGCGGCACGCGGTGCGCTGGGGCGCGGCGGCGTCGATGTTCTTCATGTTCACCGAGGCGCTCGTGGGCGCGGGGCTCGTGCTGTTCGAGCTGGTCGCGCAGAACACCTCGATCGCGCGGGCGTGGTGGATGGGCGCGCATCTCATCAACACGTTCCTGCTCGTCGCGGCGATGACGGCGACGGCGTTCTGGGCCTCGGGCGGCCCGCTGCCGGCGCGCGGCAAGGTGGACGCGGTCAGCGCGGGCGTGCTCGGCGGGGGCCTCGTGGGGACGCTGATCGTGGGCGTGACGGGCGCCATCGCGGCGCTCGGCGACACGCTGTTCCCTGCGAAGAGCTTCGCCGAGGGGCTGGCGCAGGACGTGTCTCCGACGGCGCACCTGCTCGTGCAGCTCCGGGTGTTGCATCCGATCGTGGCCGCGGTGGTGGCGGCGTACTTGCTGTTCGCGACGAGCGTCGTGGGGGCGCGGAGGCCAGGGCTGCGGCGCGGCGCCACGCTGCTCGGGGTGCTGGTCGCGATGCAGATCGGCGCGGGGCTGCTCAACCTGGGGCTCTTGGCGCCGGTGTGGATGCAGATCATCCACCTGCTGCTCGCGGACCTCGTGTGGATGGCGCTCGTCGTGCTCGCGGCCTCTTCGCTTGCTGATCCTGCCTCGCAGCCCGCGTCCACGCCGGCCGCGGGCGCCCGCGTCGCGCAGGGCGCCTGA